The Gemmatimonadota bacterium genome contains the following window.
CCCGACGTCTCCGGGACCGGAGCGGAAGCACAGCGACTGGCCCTTGTAGTGGGCCGAGGCAATGTCGAGGGCGCGGCCGGGCAAGACGGAAAACCCCAGGCCCGAAGCGTTGAATACGTCGATGAGGTCGGCGCCGCGCTCGAATCCTTCGCTGCGCTCGGCGCGGCGGGCGTACATGAGTTGGCTGATGTCGCCGACGCGGTTGAGCAGTTGGCGGCGCGTGAAGTTGCGGCCAAAGAGCCTGGGCATTAGGAACCTCCTGTAGCAAATGCTAATCGGTTGTTAATGATCAAGGATCTGAAATTCGACCTGAACCGGTTTATGGTCGGATGGATAAACACCGTCGATATTGTAGTCCACGACTTCATACGAGCAGACCTCGACGTTCCCTCTGAACAAAATCCAGTCGATTCCGTTGCCGCCTTCTATACTGTCTTTTAGTACGCCAGGCTCTCCCGAGTCTTTATCCCCGACAAATGTTCTATAGACATCGCTCCCCGGTCTTGCGTTGAAATCTGCCAACAGAAACACAGGGCGCGGTTTGGTCCATTCACCAAACCGGTCGAGCGCACGGACCCGCTCGACAATTAGTCTTGCACTATTCAGCCTTGCCAGAGCCATTCCCTCTCCTGGGGCCAGATGCGTGTTGAAGACATAAAACTCCTGAGTATTCTCCCAGTGCCCCCTGTAGTCCATTGGGTAGGGACTCGTTTCTCTATCTGCCGGTCTGTTGATGATCGCGAGGCGGGCCCATGTGACCATACGAGGATTGACAGCAGGGCCGCTACCGATGACTTCCGGCGTTTCCGATAGCTGAAAACTGCCCATTTCTCTGAGTCGGAATCTGTCGCGCTTGAAGAAGATGGCCATATGCTCGTCATCGTCTCCTCCCTTTCGACCTTCTCCGATGACCACGTATTCAGGCAAATGATCCATCAGATAGTCGATCTGCTCCTTCAAGCCTTCCTGGGTACCAATGATGTCAGGATTGTGTTTGCGAATCAGTGCCACTTGCATATCGCGCCG
Protein-coding sequences here:
- a CDS encoding DUF4432 domain-containing protein, translated to MPRLFGRNFTRRQLLNRVGDISQLMYARRAERSEGFERGADLIDVFNASGLGFSVLPGRALDIASAHYKGQSLCFRSGPGDVG
- a CDS encoding endonuclease/exonuclease/phosphatase family protein, with amino-acid sequence MADEKTIKFMTYNLKYASPTFEPPWEVRRDMQVALIRKHNPDIIGTQEGLKEQIDYLMDHLPEYVVIGEGRKGGDDDEHMAIFFKRDRFRLREMGSFQLSETPEVIGSGPAVNPRMVTWARLAIINRPADRETSPYPMDYRGHWENTQEFYVFNTHLAPGEGMALARLNSARLIVERVRALDRFGEWTKPRPVFLLADFNARPGSDVYRTFVGDKDSGEPGVLKDSIEGGNGIDWILFRGNVEVCSYEVVDYNIDGVYPSDHKPVQVEFQILDH